A region from the Candidatus Binatia bacterium genome encodes:
- a CDS encoding RpiB/LacA/LacB family sugar-phosphate isomerase — MRVALGSDMNGELPEAIDRWLRRHACEVTRFGALAPGADESWPSVGREVGRCVARGDADYGVLCCWTGTGVSIAANKVPGVRAALCGDAATAAGAREWNDANVLCFSLRATAVPLAEEMLEAWFATAPTPDAAYRAMIGEVE; from the coding sequence ATGAGGGTGGCGCTCGGCAGCGATATGAACGGCGAGCTTCCCGAGGCAATCGATCGGTGGCTGCGTCGTCACGCTTGCGAGGTGACGCGATTCGGCGCGCTTGCGCCCGGCGCCGACGAATCCTGGCCGTCGGTCGGACGCGAGGTCGGGCGGTGCGTGGCGCGCGGCGATGCGGATTACGGCGTGCTCTGCTGCTGGACGGGAACCGGCGTGAGCATCGCCGCGAATAAAGTGCCCGGCGTGCGGGCGGCACTCTGCGGCGATGCCGCTACGGCCGCCGGCGCGCGCGAATGGAACGACGCGAACGTGCTCTGCTTCAGCCTGCGCGCGACCGCGGTGCCGCTCGCCGAGGAGATGCTCGAGGCGTGGTTCGCGACCGCTCCGACCCCAGACGCGGCCTACCGGGCGATGATCGGCGAGGTCGAATGA
- a CDS encoding vitamin K epoxide reductase family protein, giving the protein MVVRIVITLLCGVGLYASLFMLAKSRRAERGELSGPSVVQTPRARLYGVPNALLGAIYYPSVALAVWLARGPRESAVLLAAVLFAALTSAALGYSLLFVTRRPCPYCWTSHAVNWSLLALCGWIFLPNVLSRGI; this is encoded by the coding sequence GTGGTAGTCAGGATAGTCATCACGTTGCTCTGCGGAGTTGGTCTCTACGCGTCGCTTTTCATGCTGGCGAAGAGCCGCCGGGCCGAGCGCGGCGAGCTTTCGGGCCCCAGCGTCGTGCAGACGCCTCGAGCGCGCCTCTATGGCGTGCCTAACGCGCTGCTCGGGGCGATCTACTACCCCTCGGTTGCGTTGGCGGTCTGGCTCGCGCGCGGCCCTCGGGAGAGCGCCGTGCTGCTCGCAGCCGTCCTCTTCGCGGCGCTCACCTCGGCCGCGTTGGGCTACTCGCTCCTCTTCGTGACGCGCAGGCCCTGCCCGTATTGCTGGACCTCGCACGCCGTGAACTGGTCGCTGCTCGCGCTTTGCGGCTGGATATTTCTTCCGAATGTCTTGAGTCGAGGTATCTGA
- a CDS encoding VTT domain-containing protein — MNHFLRRLAAFALLAGSFFLAYLVIRYQPHVEHEIRTIGPLAYPLGVAVFAIVASAPFSVTDALAIMNGAIFGPVEGTLVDIVGLVLAAMLGYWINSHASSLLRLQDYLSRLPAWVKRFPVGSPAFLLAVRVIPGFGGTVATATAAAFRVPLWVHVWTMCAIAIPICALLTIFGDRVTVAVHGYESRARGYARHYCATHRCPHFHFRRVEAPPPSASP, encoded by the coding sequence TTGAATCACTTCCTTCGTAGGCTTGCGGCGTTCGCGCTGCTGGCCGGATCGTTCTTCCTGGCGTACTTGGTGATCCGTTACCAGCCGCACGTCGAGCACGAGATCCGGACGATCGGCCCGCTGGCCTATCCCTTGGGCGTCGCCGTATTCGCGATCGTCGCGTCGGCCCCGTTCTCGGTGACCGACGCCCTGGCGATCATGAACGGCGCGATCTTCGGACCCGTCGAGGGGACGCTCGTCGACATCGTCGGCCTCGTCCTCGCCGCGATGCTCGGCTACTGGATCAACTCGCACGCCTCGTCGCTCTTGCGGCTCCAGGATTATCTCAGCCGGCTGCCGGCCTGGGTGAAGCGCTTCCCGGTCGGCTCGCCGGCCTTTCTTCTCGCCGTGCGAGTAATTCCGGGATTCGGCGGAACGGTCGCGACCGCGACCGCCGCCGCGTTCCGCGTGCCGCTCTGGGTTCACGTATGGACGATGTGCGCCATCGCGATTCCGATCTGCGCGCTGCTCACGATCTTCGGCGACCGCGTCACCGTTGCCGTGCACGGTTACGAGTCGCGCGCGCGCGGCTACGCGCGGCACTACTGCGCGACGCACCGCTGTCCGCACTTCCACTTCCGGCGAGTCGAAGCGCCGCCGCCGTCGGCATCGCCGTGA
- a CDS encoding HRDC domain-containing protein, producing MTTPQIVADAKALDLLCARVAAAGRVALDTEFHAERTYAPRLMVVQLAFDDGAAIVDALAIPNLQPLARALTGATVVGHALSADLKIFADRFELVPPRVFDTQVAAAFLGYGMQVSLADLVRSVCNVRLAKSQTVSDWSARPFSERQIEYLVGDVAHLLPIYDALRARLEENGRYEWVYEECAELGDIERYRSDERRSYLRVPGAMRMNRRELGILNELVKLRDAVARQRDLPVRYVLPDDVVAGLATLKPARAEDLAQLRRLDGAMKRQLGPAILEAVARGVALDDADLPQRPARHGAPSRDALVALLGAAVAEIARDASLPASLLAPRAALERLSREVPRDRASFDRVLALQPWRMALVAEPLWRLLNGEAALKIEGYAQGDPKVRLSDEPTPR from the coding sequence GTGACCACGCCGCAGATCGTCGCCGACGCGAAGGCGCTCGACCTTCTCTGCGCGCGCGTTGCCGCGGCCGGGCGCGTCGCGCTCGACACGGAGTTTCACGCCGAGCGAACCTACGCGCCGCGCCTCATGGTCGTGCAACTCGCATTCGACGACGGCGCCGCGATCGTGGACGCGCTGGCGATCCCGAACTTACAACCGCTCGCGCGAGCCCTGACCGGCGCTACCGTCGTCGGCCACGCGCTCTCGGCCGATCTAAAGATCTTCGCCGACCGTTTCGAACTCGTTCCGCCGCGCGTCTTCGACACGCAGGTCGCGGCGGCGTTTCTCGGCTACGGCATGCAAGTCTCGCTCGCCGATCTCGTTCGCAGCGTCTGCAACGTGCGCTTGGCGAAATCGCAGACGGTCAGCGATTGGTCGGCGCGCCCCTTCTCGGAGAGACAGATCGAGTATCTCGTCGGCGACGTCGCGCATCTCTTGCCGATCTACGACGCGCTCCGCGCGCGCCTGGAAGAGAACGGACGCTACGAGTGGGTCTACGAGGAGTGCGCCGAGCTCGGCGATATCGAGCGCTATCGCAGCGACGAGCGCCGCTCCTACCTGCGCGTTCCCGGCGCCATGCGGATGAATCGGCGCGAGCTCGGCATCCTCAACGAGTTGGTGAAGCTGCGCGACGCCGTCGCCCGGCAGCGCGATCTCCCCGTGCGCTACGTGCTTCCCGACGACGTCGTCGCCGGGCTCGCGACGCTCAAGCCGGCACGTGCAGAGGATCTCGCGCAGTTGCGCCGGCTCGATGGCGCGATGAAGCGGCAGCTCGGTCCGGCGATTCTGGAAGCGGTAGCGCGCGGCGTTGCGCTCGACGACGCCGATCTTCCGCAACGCCCGGCGCGCCACGGGGCGCCGTCGCGCGACGCGCTCGTCGCGCTGCTCGGCGCGGCCGTCGCCGAGATCGCGCGCGACGCATCGCTGCCGGCGAGCCTGCTCGCGCCGCGCGCGGCGCTCGAACGTCTCTCGCGCGAGGTCCCGCGGGATCGGGCGAGCTTCGACCGCGTGCTCGCGTTGCAGCCCTGGCGCATGGCGCTCGTCGCCGAACCGCTCTGGCGGCTGCTCAACGGCGAGGCGGCGTTGAAGATCGAAGGCTACGCGCAGGGCGATCCCAAAGTACGGCTCTCCGATGAACCGACACCCCGATAG
- the acnA gene encoding aconitate hydratase AcnA, translating to MNRHPDSFNALATLRAGERTYRYFRLGALEDAGVAKLARLPFSLRILLENLLRFEDGRIVRAADVEALAKWNAHARHEREIAFNPARVLLQDFTGVPCVVDLAAMRDAMADLDGDPKIINPLQPVELVIDHSVQADYFGTSDALAKNTDLEFERNRERYAFLKWGQSALAGLRVVPPGTGIVHQVNIEYLARVVFALRQAQGDTDAAQGDTELAYPDTAVGTDSHTTMVNGLGVLAWGVGGIEAEAAMLGQPVTMLIPDVVGFRLDGALREGVTATDLVLTVAEMLRRKGVVGKFVEFYGAGLSALPVVDRTTISNMSPEFGSTVAIFPIDDRTLEYLRLTGRSPERIALVEAYAKAQGLFRTDASPDPEFADTLALDLGSVEPSLAGPRRPQDRVPLHGVKHSFEKAMGEWVAARERANGAVSRFEDEGGGGTATIAPAMDEVDDGCVVIAAITSCTNTSNPSVLIGAGLLARNALARGLRTQPWVKTSLAPGSKVVTDYLAKAGLQSDLDRLGFNLVGYGCTTCIGNSGPLPSDIAEAVADGDLIVAAVLSGNRNFEGRIHPQVRANYLASPPLVVAYALAGRIDVDLTTQPLGTGSDGKPVYLREIWPTNDAIATTMAACINGEMFEREYADVFKGDANWGELNVAPSERYAWDPKSEYVKRPPYFDGMPEEPGPPQDVRGARAIAVLGDSVTTDHISPAGSIARNGPAGKYLMEHGIEPRDFNSYGARRGNHEVMVRGTFANVRLRNALVPGVEGGVTRYLPTGEQMPIFDASRRYEADGTPLIVLAGKEYGSGSSRDWAAKGPYLLGIKAVIAESFERIHRSNLIGMGVLPLEYLDGADRSTYGLNGEEVYDITGLTGGVRHGMRAHVRATDPQSGRAIEFDARVRIDTPNEAEYYRHGGILQYVLRQLKDRR from the coding sequence ATGAACCGACACCCCGATAGCTTCAACGCGCTCGCTACGCTGCGCGCCGGCGAGCGGACGTACCGGTATTTTCGCCTCGGCGCGCTCGAGGATGCCGGCGTCGCGAAGCTCGCGCGGCTCCCCTTCTCACTGCGGATCCTCCTCGAGAACCTGCTGCGCTTCGAAGACGGGCGGATCGTGCGTGCGGCGGACGTCGAGGCGCTCGCAAAATGGAACGCCCACGCGCGCCACGAGCGCGAGATCGCCTTCAATCCCGCGCGCGTCCTCCTCCAGGATTTCACCGGCGTGCCGTGCGTCGTGGATCTCGCGGCGATGCGCGACGCGATGGCGGATCTCGACGGCGATCCGAAGATCATCAATCCGCTCCAGCCGGTCGAGTTGGTCATCGATCACTCGGTGCAAGCCGATTACTTCGGCACGAGCGACGCGCTCGCGAAGAACACCGACCTCGAGTTCGAACGCAATCGCGAGCGGTACGCGTTTCTGAAGTGGGGGCAATCCGCGCTCGCGGGGTTGCGCGTCGTTCCGCCCGGAACGGGCATCGTCCATCAGGTCAACATCGAGTATCTCGCGCGCGTCGTCTTCGCCCTTCGACAGGCTCAGGGTGACACGGATGCGGCTCAGGGTGACACGGAGCTTGCGTATCCCGACACCGCGGTTGGAACCGACTCGCACACGACGATGGTCAACGGGCTCGGCGTGCTCGCGTGGGGCGTCGGCGGCATCGAGGCCGAGGCGGCGATGCTCGGCCAGCCGGTAACGATGCTGATTCCCGACGTCGTCGGCTTCCGGCTCGACGGCGCGCTGCGCGAAGGCGTGACCGCGACCGATCTTGTGCTGACCGTTGCCGAGATGCTGCGGCGCAAGGGCGTCGTCGGCAAGTTCGTCGAGTTTTACGGCGCCGGTCTCTCGGCGCTTCCCGTCGTCGATCGCACGACGATCAGCAACATGTCGCCGGAGTTCGGCTCGACCGTCGCGATCTTCCCGATCGACGACCGGACGCTCGAGTATCTGCGCCTGACCGGCCGCTCTCCCGAGCGGATCGCGCTCGTCGAGGCGTACGCGAAGGCGCAGGGCCTCTTTCGAACCGACGCGTCGCCGGATCCCGAGTTTGCCGACACGCTCGCGCTCGATCTCGGCAGCGTCGAGCCGAGTCTGGCGGGGCCGCGCCGTCCGCAGGACCGCGTACCGCTCCACGGCGTCAAGCACTCCTTCGAGAAGGCGATGGGCGAATGGGTCGCGGCGCGCGAACGCGCCAACGGCGCCGTCTCGCGCTTCGAGGACGAAGGCGGCGGCGGCACCGCGACGATCGCGCCGGCGATGGACGAGGTGGACGACGGCTGCGTCGTCATCGCCGCGATCACGAGCTGCACGAACACGTCGAATCCGTCGGTGCTGATCGGCGCGGGACTGCTCGCGCGCAACGCGCTGGCGCGCGGATTGCGAACGCAGCCGTGGGTGAAGACCTCGCTTGCCCCGGGCTCCAAAGTCGTCACCGATTATCTCGCGAAGGCCGGCCTGCAGAGCGATCTCGACCGGCTCGGCTTCAACCTCGTCGGCTACGGCTGCACGACCTGCATCGGAAACTCCGGTCCGCTTCCCAGCGACATCGCCGAAGCGGTCGCCGACGGCGATCTCATCGTCGCGGCGGTGCTCTCGGGCAATCGCAATTTCGAAGGGCGCATCCACCCGCAGGTTCGCGCGAACTATCTCGCGTCGCCGCCGCTCGTCGTCGCCTACGCGCTGGCCGGACGCATTGACGTGGATCTCACGACGCAGCCGCTCGGCACCGGCAGCGACGGCAAGCCGGTCTATCTGCGAGAGATCTGGCCGACCAACGACGCAATCGCGACGACGATGGCCGCGTGCATCAACGGCGAGATGTTCGAACGCGAGTACGCCGACGTCTTCAAAGGCGATGCGAACTGGGGAGAACTGAACGTCGCGCCGAGCGAACGCTACGCCTGGGATCCGAAATCCGAGTACGTGAAGCGCCCGCCGTACTTCGACGGAATGCCCGAGGAGCCGGGGCCGCCGCAGGACGTGCGCGGCGCGCGCGCGATCGCGGTGTTAGGCGATTCGGTGACGACCGACCACATCTCGCCCGCCGGAAGCATCGCGCGCAACGGCCCGGCCGGCAAGTATCTGATGGAGCACGGCATCGAACCGCGCGATTTCAATTCATACGGCGCGCGCCGCGGCAACCACGAGGTGATGGTCCGCGGCACCTTCGCGAACGTCCGGCTGCGCAACGCGCTCGTGCCCGGCGTCGAGGGCGGCGTCACGCGCTACCTGCCAACCGGGGAGCAGATGCCGATCTTCGACGCCTCGCGCCGCTACGAAGCCGACGGCACGCCGCTGATCGTGCTCGCCGGCAAAGAGTACGGCTCCGGCTCGTCGCGCGACTGGGCCGCCAAGGGCCCGTATCTCCTCGGCATCAAAGCCGTGATCGCCGAATCGTTCGAGCGCATCCACCGCAGCAACCTCATCGGCATGGGCGTGCTCCCGCTCGAATACCTCGACGGTGCCGACCGCTCGACGTACGGACTAAACGGCGAGGAGGTCTACGATATCACCGGCTTGACGGGCGGCGTGCGCCACGGCATGCGCGCGCACGTGCGCGCAACCGATCCGCAAAGCGGCCGCGCGATCGAGTTCGACGCGCGCGTCCGGATCGACACGCCGAACGAAGCCGAGTACTATCGCCACGGCGGCATTCTCCAGTACGTGCTCCGCCAGCTAAAAGACAGACGCTAG
- a CDS encoding VOC family protein: protein MITGVHAIFYTKHSKEMYDFLTDVLDLRYVDAGNGRLFFAAPPTELAVHETEDDSKHELWLTCDDIAATVRQLEKKGIKATPVADRGWGLVTTLELPGGDKLGLYEPRHLSPLAH, encoded by the coding sequence GTGATCACCGGTGTCCACGCGATCTTCTACACCAAGCATTCCAAGGAAATGTACGATTTTCTCACGGACGTGCTCGACCTGCGCTACGTCGACGCCGGCAACGGGCGGCTCTTCTTCGCCGCACCGCCGACGGAACTCGCCGTCCATGAGACGGAAGACGACTCCAAACACGAACTGTGGCTAACCTGCGACGATATCGCCGCGACGGTACGGCAGCTCGAGAAAAAGGGAATCAAAGCGACACCGGTCGCCGACCGCGGCTGGGGTTTGGTGACGACGCTCGAACTCCCCGGCGGCGATAAGCTCGGCCTCTACGAGCCACGGCATCTCTCGCCGCTTGCGCACTAG
- the aceF gene encoding dihydrolipoyllysine-residue acetyltransferase, which yields MSEAIEVRVPDIGDFKDVPVIEVLVKAGDRVKKNDSLVTLESEKASMEIPAESDGVVKEIKVKVGDKVSQGTPLLLLDSDGAAKPAAPAAAAPAPQATPVAPAAQAAPPPAAPPPSYDATVHASPVVRRLARERGVDLRRISGTGPSGRVTLDDVGAFLRGAQAGPSGPFAGLPAWPKLDFSQYGETERQPLSRIKRLSGPNLHRNWLGIPHITNYDEADVTSIEKLRSEVNAEQSRTGGPKLTMLAFLIRASVAALQRFPEFNSSLDGEELIYKRYYNIGFAADTPDGLVVPVIKNADAKGLIEIAREAQELAGKAREGKLTLAQMQGGTFTVSSIGGIGGTAFTQIVNAPEVAILGATRAVTKPVWDGKKFVPRLMLPISVSYDHRVVDGAGAARFLVYIAGLLADFRRVML from the coding sequence ATGAGCGAGGCAATCGAGGTCCGCGTTCCCGATATCGGCGACTTCAAGGACGTGCCGGTGATCGAGGTCTTGGTCAAAGCCGGCGATCGCGTCAAGAAGAACGATTCGCTCGTCACGCTCGAGAGCGAGAAAGCCTCGATGGAGATTCCCGCCGAGAGCGACGGCGTCGTAAAAGAGATCAAGGTGAAGGTCGGCGACAAGGTCTCGCAGGGAACGCCGCTGCTGCTGCTCGACAGCGACGGCGCGGCGAAACCGGCGGCCCCGGCCGCCGCTGCGCCCGCGCCGCAGGCAACGCCCGTCGCGCCCGCCGCGCAGGCCGCACCGCCGCCCGCAGCGCCGCCGCCGTCGTACGACGCGACGGTGCACGCGAGCCCGGTCGTGCGCCGGCTCGCGCGCGAGCGCGGCGTGGATCTGCGGCGCATCTCCGGCACCGGACCGAGCGGCCGCGTGACGCTCGACGACGTCGGCGCGTTTCTGCGCGGCGCACAGGCCGGCCCGAGCGGCCCGTTCGCCGGATTGCCCGCGTGGCCGAAACTCGATTTCTCGCAGTACGGCGAGACGGAGCGGCAGCCGCTCTCGCGCATCAAGCGTCTCTCGGGCCCGAACCTCCATCGCAACTGGCTCGGCATTCCGCACATCACGAACTACGACGAAGCCGACGTCACGTCAATCGAGAAGCTGCGAAGCGAGGTCAACGCCGAGCAATCGCGGACGGGTGGTCCGAAGCTGACGATGCTCGCATTCTTGATTCGAGCCTCGGTCGCCGCGTTGCAGCGGTTCCCCGAGTTCAACTCGTCGCTCGACGGCGAGGAATTGATCTACAAGCGCTATTACAACATCGGCTTCGCAGCCGACACACCCGACGGTCTCGTCGTCCCCGTGATCAAGAACGCGGATGCGAAGGGATTGATCGAGATCGCCCGCGAGGCGCAAGAGCTTGCGGGGAAGGCGCGTGAGGGGAAGTTGACGCTCGCGCAGATGCAAGGCGGAACGTTCACGGTCTCGTCGATCGGCGGCATCGGCGGCACGGCCTTCACGCAGATCGTCAACGCGCCCGAGGTCGCGATTCTCGGCGCGACGCGCGCGGTAACCAAGCCGGTTTGGGACGGCAAGAAGTTCGTGCCGCGACTGATGCTGCCGATCAGCGTCAGTTACGATCATCGCGTCGTGGACGGCGCGGGCGCGGCGCGGTTCCTCGTCTACATCGCGGGCCTGCTCGCCGATTTCCGCCGCGTCATGCTCTAG